A DNA window from Tachysurus fulvidraco isolate hzauxx_2018 chromosome 4, HZAU_PFXX_2.0, whole genome shotgun sequence contains the following coding sequences:
- the p2rx3b gene encoding P2X purinoceptor 3b: MWGCIKDFFTYETTKSVVVKSWTIGIINRVVQLLIISYFVGWVFLYEKAYQERDTAIESSVTTKVKGFGEHHNKTMDVADFVTPSQGASVFCIITKLITTENQVQGLCPESEKKFKCENDDNCTTLMSKPGSNGLLTGKCVSYGSTKMCQIRGWCPAEIDDIPIKPMMEVENFTIFIKNSIRFPRFNFTKGNFLPNINSTYIKNCTFDFNRNSYCPIFKVKDVIRFSHQNFTKLALEGGVIGIKIAWLCDLDKSEDECKPAYSFTRLDAMSEKTRVSPGYNFRFAKYFKMENGTEYRTLLKAVAIRFDVMVNGDAGKFNMIPTLINMVAAFTSVGVGAVLCDIILLNFLKGADLYKARKFEEVSDAHIQKSLSYNSGIYRNRELSELSVRPEDKFSNDSGAFSIGQYG; this comes from the exons ATGTGGGGCTGTATAAAAGATTTCTTCACTTATGAGACAACAAAGTCTGTGGTGGTGAAGAGCTGGACCATCGGCATCATCAACCGAGTTGTTCAGCTGCTTATAATATCTTATTTTGTTGG TTGGGTATTTTTATATGAGAAGGCCTATCAAGAAAGAGACACTGCTATCGAATCATCTGTGACAACTAAGGTTAAAGGATTTGGCGAGCACCACAATAAAACCATGGATGTAGCAGACTTTGTCACCCCTTCACAG GGGGCCTCTGTGTTTTGCATCATTACTAAACTCATCACCACAGAGAACCAGGTGCAGGGCTTGTGTCCTGAG AGTgagaaaaaatttaaatgtgagAATGATGACAACTGCACAACATTAATGTCAAAGCCAGGCTCAAATG GTTTGTTGACAGGAAAGTGTGTGAGCTATGGTTCTACGAAAATGTGTCAGATCAGAGGATGGTGTCCAGCAGAGATAGATGACATCCCTAT AAAACCCATGATGGAGGttgaaaacttcaccatatttATCAAGAATAGCATTCGCTTTCCCCGCTTCAACTTCACAAA agGAAACTTCTTACCCAACATCAACAGCACTTATATAAAGAACTGCACTTTTGACTTTAACCGAAACAGTTACTGCCCTATATTCAAGGTGAAAGATGTGATCCGCTTTAGCCATCAGAACTTCACCAAACTGGCTCTTGAA GGTGGAGTGATAGGTATAAAGATAGCGTGGTTATGTGATCTGGATAAATCAGAAGATGAATGTAAGCCTGCATACTCCTTTACTCGTCTGGATGCGATGTCTGAGAAAACCCGTGTGTCACCAGGGTACAACTTTAG GTTTGCAAAGTACTTTAAAATGGAGAACGGGACAGAGTACCGGACTCTGCTGAAGGCAGTCGCTATCCGTTTTGATGTGATGGTCAATGGAGAT GCTGGGAAATTTAATATGATCCCAACTCTAATCAATATGGTGGCTGCCTTCACTTCTGTGGGTGTG GGGGCTGTTCTTTGTGATATCATTCTTCTGAATTTCCTGAAAGGAGCTGACTTGTACAAAGCAAGGAAATTTGAAGAg GTGTCAGATGCACACATTCAAAAATCACTCTCCTACAACAGCGGCATTTACCGGAACAGAGAGCTCAGCGAGCTGTCAGTCAGACCAGAAGACAAATTCTCTAATGACTCAGGGGCTTTTTCCATCGGACAGTATGGTTAG
- the si:dkey-9i23.6 gene encoding uncharacterized protein si:dkey-9i23.6: MNLLEEICTGEEWAKFLPVKDSPLETDAKDYSQTEDSHDSDDDIGSQNAVMKSEAGDREQSEITPSPASITDSQVDRAIQVRDETSDSPISALHKTPIRHVTEPQRISDQPKYEPFKGDENDLVVTYVYDKNSLMKDRPLDLSVVKSSGVLDNSALKSRIQLSKKRKHRPPGKRKKESFQSPPSLNASFFGSSKFYTLPCSESSDSLTNEYSQIAVHGNEKVLLQRISETAESNCNENDSAEGFVLYKNNQLSNKAKLMDAPLDFSAVKSLGVLDNSALKDRIQLNKKRKHRPPGKRKNENIKIKFPILNFIRQRNTTTESFQPCPSSYPSVFTSSALHKDSSDSQTPIPGNEKPKTKDKLLKPKLWKIKIR; this comes from the exons ATGAACTTGCTGGAGGAAATTTGTACAGGGGAAGAATGGGCAAAATTCCTGCCTGTTAAAGATTCCCCACTTGAAACAGATGCCAAAGACTACTCACAGACAGAGGATTCTCATGATTCAGACGATGATATCGGATCTCAGAATGCAGTCATGAAGTCGGAAGCAGGAGACAGAGAGCAGTCAGAGATCACTCCAAGTCCAGCCAGTATTACTGACAGTCAGGTGGACAGGGCAATCCAGGTCAGAGATGAAACATCAGATTCacccatttctgctcttcaCAAAACACCAATAAGACATGTTACAGAACCACAAAGGATATCTGACCAGCCAAAATATGAACCATTTAAAGGTGATGAAAATGACCTTGTGGTAACATATGTCTATGATAAAAACAGCCTGATGAAGGACAGGCCACTTGATTTGTCTGTTGTCAAG TCTTCAGGAGTACTTGATAATTCTGCTCTGAAGAGTCGAATCCAAttgagcaaaaaaagaaaacatcgaCCAccaggaaagagaaaaaaag aGTCTTTTCAATCCCCTCCTTCTTTAAATGCTTCTTTCTTTGGCTCCTCCAAATTTTATACTTTACCATGTTCAGAATCCAGTGACTCCCTGACAAATGAATATTCCCAAATAGCTGTACATGGTAATGAGAAG GTACTTCTCCAAAGGATATCAGAAACGGCAGAATCTAACTGCAATGAAAATGACAGTGCAGAAGGGTTTgtgctttataaaaataatcagctaTCAAACAAGGCAAAGTTGATGGATGCACCCCTTGATTTTTCTGCTGTCAAG TCTTTAGGTGTGCTAGATAACAGTGCACTGAAGGATCGAATCCAgttgaacaaaaaaagaaaacatcgaccaccaggaaaaagaaaaaatg AAAATATCAAAATTAAGTTCCCCATTCTGAACTTTATTCGCCAACGCAATACTACTACAGAGTCCTTTCAGCCTTGCCCTTCTTCATATCCTTCTGTCTTCACCTCCTCGGCACTTCATAAGGATTCCAGCGATTCCCAAACACCTATTCCTGGTAATGAgaag CCAAAGACAAAGGACAAACTCTTGAAACCCAAGCTATGGAAGATAAAGATAAGGTAA
- the tmem187 gene encoding transmembrane protein 187: MSAVVHFFLPFFLCIALANTDIFDNVLVDMSYDHYAEQRVDQLPAFLAMPFNCLVNVGYIIVGVYWLTRRMKDPLTDYAKDVFALMALAYGPIQWTRLATLRRAPCVLDQWITLPIFAWVPVWCRYITHGWSTRYAVIVEVSSVMSYFLALLHDRGFDFALGVHIAAALLQGAASQRSFGDQVSLRYLILAALSCVGFVLLKILDYELAKFWLFQKLTGHFWSKVCDILQFHYSFCFLTHLTQIAHKRTS, encoded by the coding sequence ATGTCAGCAGTCGTGCacttttttttgcctttctttctctgcattGCTTTGGCGAATACTGACATTTTTGACAATGTGCTGGTGGACATGTCCTATGATCACTACGCCGAGCAGAGAGTGGATCAGCTCCCTGCTTTTCTGGCCATGCCATTTAACTGTCTCGTGAACGTGGGTTATATAATTGTTGGTGTTTACTGGCTGACCAGGAGGATGAAGGATCCTCTCACCGATTACGCGAAGGACGTGTTTGCTCTTATGGCCCTCGCATACGGACCGATCCAGTGGACGCGCCTAGCGACGCTGCGCCGCGCTCCATGCGTCCTGGACCAGTGGATCACGCTGCCCATCTTCGCCTGGGTGCCGGTGTGGTGTCGGTACATTACGCACGGCTGGTCCACGCGTTATGCAGTGATTGTGGAGGTTAGCTCTGTAATGAGCTACTTCCTGGCGCTGCTGCACGACCGCGGCTTTGATTTCGCCCTCGGAGTTCACATCGCCGCTGCGCTGCTGCAAGGCGCCGCGTCTCAGCGCTCCTTTGGAGACCAGGTGTCTTTGCGCTACTTAATTCTCGCAGCTCTCTCCTGTGTCGGGTTCGTGCTTTTAAAAATCTTGGACTACGAACTGGCCAAATTCTGGCTTTTTCAAAAGCTCACTGGACACTTCTGGTCCAAAGTCTGCGACATTCTACAATTCCACtacagtttttgttttcttacgCACCTGACGCAAATTGCGCACAAACGAACGTCATAA
- the si:dkey-9i23.8 gene encoding beta-1 adrenergic receptor, whose amino-acid sequence MVCRDQYQCVYWLPFVSLTLSDLCCALLIMTSSLLAILTGGQSSPWCEVVSLFKFTFITSSIGSIALLCVQRYMGLLFTRRGLSVILIVACLASWLLGAIFGVVPVIYKWVRFDPAEMMCAVFWESSYSDMLVYILCAFIVTILPPLLLIITCSLLTGAGYGKNCARPTDLSSVTPLLVGTYLLCYTPFILSEMIMLGRLDLSPSPEWLRTLSSVMAYLDCSVNPIIYCINQDFREAILALLWTSRKSSLPEPVLTSITKIDT is encoded by the exons atggtg TGTAGGGATCAATATCAGTGTGTTTACTGGCTCCCGTTTGtcagtctcactctctctgactTGTGTTGTGCCTTGCTGATCATGACCAGTTCCTTACTGGCTATTTTGACTGGAGGTCAGAGCTCACCGTGGTGTGAGGTGGTCAGTCTGTTTAAGTTCACCTTCATCACATCCTCCATTGGAAGCATAG CACTCCTCTGTGTCCAGCGGTATATGGGCCTGCTCTTCACTAGAAGAGGCTTGTCTGTCATCCTAATAGTGGCATGTTTGGCTTCCTGGTTGTTAGGTGCCATATTCGGGGTGGTGCCAGTGATCTACAAATGGGTTAG GTTTGACCCTGCGGAGATGATGTGTGCTGTATTCTGGGAGAGCAGTTACTCTGACATGCTGGTGTATATTCTCTGCGCCTTCATCGTCACAATATTACCACCTTTGCTGCTCATTATCACCTGCTCCTTACTGACTGGGGCTGGCTATGGGAAAAACTGTGCCAG GCCGACAGATTTGTCATCTGTCACTCCGCTGTTGGTGGGAACTTATCTGCTCTGCTATACtccttttattttgtcagaA ATGATTATGCTTGGGAGACTGGATCTGTCACCATCTCCTGAGTGGCTGAGAACACTTTCATCAGTCATGGCTTATCTGGACTGTAGTGTGAACCCCATCATTTACTGCATTAACCAAGACTTTCGAGAAGCAATACTTGCACTTCTGTGGACCAGCAGAAAGTCAAGCTTGCCTGAACCTGTACTGACCAGCATAACAAAAATAGACACATGA
- the ndufs8a gene encoding NADH:ubiquinone oxidoreductase core subunit S8a, which produces MAASLRLIFSVSRPGSFIASHNLVRPLSLSAHRECYKYVNAQEPLNDMKSITDRAAQTLLWTELFRGLGMTMSYLFREPATINYPFEKGPLSPRFRGEHALRRYPSGEERCIACKLCEAICPAQAITIEAEPRADGSRRTTRYDIDMTKCIYCGFCQEACPVDAIVEGPNFEFSTETHEELLYNKEKLLNNGDKWEAEIAANIQADYLYR; this is translated from the exons ATGGCAGCATCGTTACGTCTCATTTTTTCTGTGTCCAGACCAG gCTCCTTTATAGCGAGCCACAATCTTGTGCGTCCTCTCAGTTTATCAGCACACAGAGAGTGTTACA AATATGTGAATGCTCAGGAACCTCTCAATGATATGAAGTCCATCACAGACCGAGCAGCTCAGACCCTGCTGTGGACAGAGCTGTTCCGTG GTTTGGGAATGACTATGAGTTATCTTTTCCGTGAGCCTGCCACCATTAACTACCCATTTGAGAAAGGTCCACTTTCTCCACGTTTTCGTGGAGAGCACGCCCTGCGCCGGTACCCATCTGGAGAGGAGCGCTGCATCGCCTGCAAGCTGTGTGAAGCTATCTGCCCAGCACag GCCATTACCATCGAAGCCGAACCTCGTGCTGACGGCAGCAGGCGAACGACACGTTACGACATTGACATGACAAAATGTATCTACTGTGGTTTCTGCCAGGAGGCCTGCCCTGTGGATGCCATTGTAGAG gggcccaacttTGAATTTTCTACAGAGACTCATGAGGAGCTTCTCTATAACAAGGAAAAGCTGCTCAATAATGGAGACAAATGGGAGGCTGAGATTGCAGCTAATATTCAGGCTGACTATCTTTATAGATAG
- the stx3a gene encoding syntaxin-3 isoform X2, whose product MKDRLAQLKEKTDQTPEDVEIQMENKEFMDEFFSQIEEIRIGIDKIDENVAEIKRLYSVILSAPTSDQKTQDDLEAITNEIKKLANNVRNKLKSIEQSLESNAEERVSADLRIKKSQHAVLARKFVEVMTRYNEAQVEFREKSKGRIQRQLEITGKTTTDEELEEMLDGGNAAVFTAGIMDSAISKQALSEIEARHKDIMRLESSIKELHDMFVDIAMLVENQGSIIDRIESNMDQSVGFVERAVADTKKAAKFQQEARRKQMMITLCCIILAVIVFSLVYSWLK is encoded by the exons ATGAAGGACCGACTAGCACAGCTGAAAGAG AAAACAGATCAAAcacctgaagatgtggagatccaaatggaaaataaagaatttatgGATGAGTTCTTTTCTCAG ATTGAAGAGATCCGCATTGGTATTGATAAGATTGATGAGAATGTGGCTGAGATAAAGCGCCTGTATTCTGTTATTCTCTCTGCACCAACCTCAGACCaaa AGACACAAGATGACCTGGAAGCCATCACAAATGAAATCAAGAAATTAGCCAACAATGTTCGAAATAAACTTAAAA GCATCGAGCAGAGTTTAGAGTCAAATGCAGAGGAAAGAGTTTCAGCTGATTTGCGTATAAAGAAATCTCAG CACGCTGTCCTAGCAAGAAAGTTTGTGGAGGTTATGACCAGGTACAATGAAGCACAAGTAGAGTTCAGAGAGAAGAGCAAAGGAAGGATCCAGAGACAGCTAGAGATca CGGGTAAAACCACCACTGATGAGGAGCTGGAGGAGATGCTGGATGGTGGCAATGCTGCCGTCTTCACAGCAGGg ATTATGGACTCAGCCATCTCCAAGCAAGCTTTGAGTGAAATTGAAGCAAGACACAAAGATATCATGCGACTGGAGAGTAGCATTAAAGAGCTGCATGACATGTTTGTGGACATTGCCATGCTAGTGGAGAATCAG GGAAGCATAATCGACAGGATTGAAAGCAACATGGACCAATCAGTGGGCTTTGTGGAACGAGCAGTGGCAGACACTAAAAAAGCAGCCAAGTTCCAGCAGGAAGCCCGGAGG AAACAGATGATGATCACATTGTGTTGCATCATTCTTGCTGTCATCGTTTTCTCCCTCGTGTACAGCTGGTTGAAGTAA
- the stx3a gene encoding syntaxin-3 isoform X1, with translation MKDRLAQLKEKTDQTPEDVEIQMENKEFMDEFFSQIEEIRIGIDKIDENVAEIKRLYSVILSAPTSDQKTQDDLEAITNEIKKLANNVRNKLKSIEQSLESNAEERVSADLRIKKSQHAVLARKFVEVMTRYNEAQVEFREKSKGRIQRQLEITGKTTTDEELEEMLDGGNAAVFTAGIMDSAISKQALSEIEARHKDIMRLESSIKELHDMFVDIAMLVENQGSIIDRIESNMDQSVGFVERAVADTKKAAKFQQEARRVNWEIKCHTRLSCPCIHLCRLLNGDITFAKQDCNNISHKTTYAVISGTNVL, from the exons ATGAAGGACCGACTAGCACAGCTGAAAGAG AAAACAGATCAAAcacctgaagatgtggagatccaaatggaaaataaagaatttatgGATGAGTTCTTTTCTCAG ATTGAAGAGATCCGCATTGGTATTGATAAGATTGATGAGAATGTGGCTGAGATAAAGCGCCTGTATTCTGTTATTCTCTCTGCACCAACCTCAGACCaaa AGACACAAGATGACCTGGAAGCCATCACAAATGAAATCAAGAAATTAGCCAACAATGTTCGAAATAAACTTAAAA GCATCGAGCAGAGTTTAGAGTCAAATGCAGAGGAAAGAGTTTCAGCTGATTTGCGTATAAAGAAATCTCAG CACGCTGTCCTAGCAAGAAAGTTTGTGGAGGTTATGACCAGGTACAATGAAGCACAAGTAGAGTTCAGAGAGAAGAGCAAAGGAAGGATCCAGAGACAGCTAGAGATca CGGGTAAAACCACCACTGATGAGGAGCTGGAGGAGATGCTGGATGGTGGCAATGCTGCCGTCTTCACAGCAGGg ATTATGGACTCAGCCATCTCCAAGCAAGCTTTGAGTGAAATTGAAGCAAGACACAAAGATATCATGCGACTGGAGAGTAGCATTAAAGAGCTGCATGACATGTTTGTGGACATTGCCATGCTAGTGGAGAATCAG GGAAGCATAATCGACAGGATTGAAAGCAACATGGACCAATCAGTGGGCTTTGTGGAACGAGCAGTGGCAGACACTAAAAAAGCAGCCAAGTTCCAGCAGGAAGCCCGGAGGGTAAATTGGGAAATTAAATGCCACACACGTTTATCATGTCCATGTATTCACTTGTGTCGTCTTTTAAATGGTGACATTACTTTTGCCAAACAGGACTGTAATAATATCAGCCATAAGACCACTTATGCTGTGATATCTGGCACCAACGTCCTTTAA